In Prunus dulcis chromosome 2, ALMONDv2, whole genome shotgun sequence, a single genomic region encodes these proteins:
- the LOC117619070 gene encoding protein HOTHEAD-like, with amino-acid sequence MGLGSCMITFFGAFLSGFLFFLPISYSDKAPDYKFVKEATSAPAVVYYDYIIIGGGTAGCPLAATLSHGATILVLERGGSPYGNPNITNIANFGPTLLDTSPTSPAQQFTSEDGVHNIRARVLGGGSAVNAGFYTRASTRYVKEVGWNHNLVNQSYEWVEKVVAFKPEILQWENALRDGLLEVGVLPNNEFTYDHLYGTKVGGTIFDAEGHRHTAADLLQYADPRKITVYLHATVQKILFRYIPGRASPQAYGVIYKDAYEVRHQAYLKRNSNNNEIILSAGAIGSPQLLMLSGVGPAYHLRAHGIKVVVDHPMVGQGMADNPMNVLLIPSPIPVEVSLVQVVGITKFNSYIEGASGLSLSISLAHRLSTNFKRFLSQTEHPPFRVLPEAIARAAEMVHGIANRTIRAGVILEKIMGPLSTGHLALRNTNPDDNPFVTFNYFKEPEDLRKCIEGMRTIIDVVDSKAYSKFRYKNMPVEALIDLMLTLPVNRRRKHANATFSLEQFCIDTVMTIWHYHGGCQVGRVVDKGYRVLGIDSLRVIDGSTFYHTPGANPQATVMMLGRYMGQRIQHDRIVHGSKKKN; translated from the exons ATGGGTTTGGGATCATGCATGATCACATTCTTTGGAGCTTTTCTTTCTgggtttctcttctttcttcccatTTCTTATTCAGATAAAG CTCCGGACTACAAATTTGTCAAAGAAGCAACATCAGCTCCGGCAGTGGTTTACTATGACTACATAATCATTGGTGGTGGCACCGCCGGTTGTCCATTGGCCGCAACTCTGTCTCATGGTGCAACCATTTTAGTCCTTGAACGAGGCGGCTCGCCTTATGGCAATCCAAACATAACCAACATTGCCAACTTTGGCCCCACTCTTTTGGACACCTCTCCCACGTCCCCAGCCCAGCAATTCACCTCCGAGGACGGAGTTCACAACATCCGGGCACGCGTGCTAGGCGGTGGCTCAGCAGTGAACGCCGGGTTCTACACCCGTGCCAGCACACGTTACGTCAAGGAGGTTGGTTGGAACCATAATTTGGTCAACCAGTCTTATGAATGGGTTGAGAAAGTGGTGGCCTTCAAACCAGAGATTCTGCAGTGGGAGAATGCCTTGAGAGATGGTTTGCTTGAAGTGGGAGTGTTGCCCAACAATGAGTTTACCTATGATCATTTGTACGGGACTAAAGTTGGAGGGACTATTTTTGATGCAGAGGGGCATAGACACACTGCTGCAGATTTGCTTCAGTATGCAGACCCAAGAAAGATCACTGTCTATTTGCATGCAACTGTGCAGAAAATCTTGTTTAGATATATTCCTG GAAGAGCAAGTCCACAAGCTTATGGTGTGATATATAAAGATGCATATGAGGTTAGGCACCAAGCATACCTAAAGAGGAACTCCAATAACAATGAGATAATCTTATCAGCTGGTGCTATTGGGAGCCCACAGCTGTTGATGCTGAGTGGCGTGGGGCCTGCTTACCATCTCCGGGCCCACGGTATCAAGGTGGTGGTGGACCACCCCATGGTGGGCCAGGGGATGGCTGATAATCCGATGAATGTTCTGCTCATTCCCTCACCAATCCCAGTTGAGGTCTCCCTGGTTCAAGTTGTGGGCATCACAAAGTTCAATAGCTACATTGAAGGAGCTAGCGGACTGAGCCTTTCTATTTCTTTGGCTCATAGGCTTTCCACTAACTTCAAGCGCTTCTTGAGCCAG ACTGAGCACCCACCTTTCAGAGTTTTACCAGAAGCCATAGCCAGAGCTGCTGAGATGGTACATGGAATTGCGAACAGAACAATCAGAGCCGGAGTCATACTTGAAAAAATCATGGGTCCACTCTCCACAGGTCATCTTGCTTTGAGGAACACAAACCCTGATGACAATCCCTTTGTCACATTTAACTACTTCAAAGAACCAGAGGACCTAAGGAAGTGCATTGAGGGCATGAGGACCATTATAGATGTTGTGGACTCAAAAGCCTACTCAAAGTTCCGTTATAAAAACATGCCAGTGGAAGCTCTCATTGACCTGATGTTGACTCTGCCGGTGAACAGGAGGCGGAAGCACGCGAATGCCACGTTTTCGCTGGAACAATTTTGCATAGACACTGTGATGACCATATGGCACTATCATGGAGGGTGTCAAGTTGGGAGGGTTGTTGATAAAGGATATAGAGTTCTTGGTATTGATTCTCTGAGGGTTATTGATGGTTCAACGTTTTATCACACCCCGGGTGCTAATCCCCAAGCTACTGTCATGATGCTTGGAAG GTACATGGGGCAAAGGATTCAGCATGACAGAATAGTCCATggatcaaaaaagaaaaattga